A single window of Streptomyces sp. NBC_00464 DNA harbors:
- a CDS encoding NtaA/DmoA family FMN-dependent monooxygenase (This protein belongs to a clade of FMN-dependent monooxygenases, within a broader family of flavin-dependent oxidoreductases, the luciferase-like monooxygenase (LMM) family, some of whose members use coenzyme F420 rather than FMN.) yields the protein MTAAPKQLHLAAHFPDANNTTVWDDPRSGSQIEFSSFEHLARKAERGLFDFFLLAEGLRLREHNGLIHELDVAGRPESLTVLAALAAVTDRLGLAATVSATFNEPCELARRLATLDHLSSGRAAWNVTTSSDALTGENFRRGGYLDPADRYTRAAEFVATARELWDSWTPDGTPRPFAHHGRHFSIEGEFTVPRSPQGHPVVIQTGDSPEGREFAASAADIVFTRHGTPEAGRAFCADVKGRLAKYGREPDDLKIMPGVAVVLGDNDAEARERAAGIRLQQVSPQNAIVALERVWGRDLSSYDPDGPLPVSDPEPASAPSRGRVRHGDSRAVAARWRELSREKGLSIRQTVIEATGRPAFVGSPRAVAAEMAEFVATGAADGFVLVPHLIPGGLDDFVDQVVPLLQERGVFRSAYTGSTLRSHLGIAEPVWKG from the coding sequence ATGACAGCCGCCCCGAAACAGCTGCATCTCGCCGCGCACTTCCCGGATGCGAACAACACCACCGTGTGGGACGACCCCCGCTCCGGCAGCCAGATCGAGTTCTCCTCCTTCGAACACCTCGCGCGGAAGGCCGAACGCGGGCTCTTCGACTTCTTCCTCCTCGCCGAAGGGCTGCGGCTGCGCGAGCACAACGGCCTGATCCACGAGCTGGACGTGGCCGGCCGTCCCGAGTCCCTCACCGTGCTGGCCGCGCTGGCCGCAGTCACCGACCGGCTCGGCCTCGCCGCCACCGTCAGCGCCACCTTCAACGAGCCCTGCGAACTGGCGCGCCGGCTCGCCACCCTCGACCACCTCAGCTCCGGCCGGGCCGCGTGGAACGTCACCACCTCCTCCGACGCCCTCACCGGTGAGAACTTCCGGCGCGGCGGCTACCTCGACCCGGCCGACCGGTACACCCGCGCCGCCGAGTTCGTCGCCACCGCCCGCGAGCTGTGGGACTCCTGGACACCCGACGGCACCCCGCGCCCCTTCGCCCACCACGGCCGGCACTTCTCCATCGAGGGCGAGTTCACCGTCCCGCGCTCCCCGCAGGGGCACCCCGTCGTCATCCAGACGGGGGACTCGCCCGAGGGCCGGGAGTTTGCCGCGTCCGCCGCCGACATCGTCTTCACCCGGCACGGCACCCCGGAGGCGGGCCGCGCGTTCTGCGCCGACGTCAAGGGACGGCTCGCGAAGTACGGCAGGGAGCCGGACGACCTGAAGATCATGCCCGGCGTCGCTGTGGTGCTCGGCGATAACGATGCCGAGGCGCGGGAACGGGCTGCCGGAATCCGCCTCCAGCAGGTCTCGCCGCAGAACGCGATCGTGGCCCTGGAGCGGGTCTGGGGCCGCGACCTCTCCTCGTACGATCCCGACGGGCCGCTGCCCGTGAGCGACCCGGAGCCCGCATCGGCGCCGAGCCGGGGCCGGGTCCGGCACGGCGACTCCCGTGCCGTCGCGGCGCGCTGGCGCGAACTGTCCCGCGAGAAGGGACTGTCCATCCGGCAGACCGTCATCGAGGCGACGGGTCGGCCGGCGTTCGTCGGCAGCCCGCGGGCCGTCGCGGCCGAGATGGCCGAATTCGTCGCCACGGGGGCCGCCGACGGCTTCGTCCTCGTTCCCCATCTCATCCCCGGCGGCCTCGACGACTTCGTCGACCAGGTTGTTCCGCTCCTCCAGGAACGGGGGGTGTTCCGCAGCGCGTACACCGGCTCCACGCTGCGGTCGCACCTCGGGATCGCCGAGCCGGTATGGAAAGGTTG
- a CDS encoding LLM class flavin-dependent oxidoreductase, whose protein sequence is MSHLRPLHLAAEIGGPPRYDPAHYTGLARLAERGALDFVTLGDSFARPGPDALAVLSRVAPDTRRIGLVPTVTTTHTEPFHVSSAVATLDWVSGGRAGWCVDVSTTAAEARLFGRRPAAPAAELWREAGEAADVGARLWDSWEDDAEIRDAATGRFLDRDKLHHTDFEGTAFGVRGPAVVPRPPQGRPVTVIDGTADAARETAARHADVVLVRATTPERTAEIRDDVHRRAAAHGRAPGTLRVLAALTVDLGDAESAPEPGLESGPPLAGHGTYYRGGPVDLADLITQWHRTGAVDGFHLTPITPGRDLERIVNGTVALLQHRSLFRTFHPGGTLREHLGLARPANRYARQGARV, encoded by the coding sequence ATGTCACACCTCCGCCCTCTTCACCTGGCCGCCGAGATCGGCGGCCCGCCCCGCTACGACCCCGCTCACTACACCGGCCTCGCCCGTCTCGCCGAGCGCGGGGCCCTGGACTTCGTCACCCTCGGCGACTCGTTCGCCCGGCCGGGACCCGACGCGCTCGCCGTGCTCTCCCGGGTCGCGCCGGACACCCGCAGGATCGGGCTCGTGCCGACGGTCACCACCACGCACACCGAGCCCTTCCACGTGTCGTCCGCCGTGGCCACACTGGACTGGGTCAGCGGAGGCCGGGCCGGCTGGTGCGTGGACGTGTCGACGACGGCCGCCGAGGCCCGGCTGTTCGGCCGCCGCCCCGCCGCGCCCGCTGCCGAACTGTGGCGGGAGGCCGGCGAGGCCGCCGACGTGGGAGCGCGTCTCTGGGACAGCTGGGAGGACGACGCCGAGATCCGGGACGCCGCCACCGGACGTTTCCTCGACCGCGACAAGCTGCACCACACCGACTTCGAGGGAACCGCCTTCGGCGTCCGCGGACCCGCCGTCGTGCCCCGGCCCCCGCAGGGCCGCCCGGTCACGGTCATCGACGGTACGGCGGACGCGGCCAGGGAGACCGCCGCCCGCCACGCCGACGTGGTGCTCGTACGGGCCACCACACCCGAGCGGACCGCCGAGATCCGCGACGACGTGCACCGCCGCGCCGCCGCACACGGACGTGCCCCCGGGACACTGCGGGTGCTCGCCGCGCTCACCGTCGACCTCGGAGACGCCGAATCGGCCCCGGAACCGGGGCTGGAGAGCGGACCGCCGCTCGCCGGGCACGGCACGTACTACCGCGGCGGTCCGGTCGACCTCGCCGACCTGATCACCCAGTGGCACCGGACCGGAGCCGTCGACGGCTTCCACCTCACCCCGATCACCCCCGGGCGCGATCTCGAACGGATCGTCAACGGCACGGTGGCCCTGCTCCAGCACCGCAGCCTGTTCCGCACCTTCCACCCCGGCGGCACCCTCCGCGAGCACCTGGGCCTGGCCCGCCCGGCGAACCGGTACGCCCGCCAAGGAGCACGGGTATGA